TGACTATTTCTATCTTGTGCAAATTACCCTTGAGCTATAAGAGGAAATTAAAAAATCCGGCTGAGCGGCTACAAATCATGCAGGTAATTGATCAGTCACTAATATATACACTCCACTCTCAGGCCCATAGGTTACTTGCGCTTCGGCTTCAATTCAGGCATGTTCAGCGTAAGCGCCATATTGCACAGCATCGAATTAGCCAGGAAGGTGCTCACCTTGACCTCAGGATGCGCAAACCCGGCAACAGTGAACTTACTCTCCATCAGACGATTGACCTCCAGCATTCCAGCCTGCATGGCCTGCCGGATCGCTTATTCATATAGGCCTCCCCTTTATGCCGAAGCATCCGCTCCAGCAACGATTGGTTATTGATCAATCACTCTTCATAGACTGATGAAAAGGGCAGCCCTTCGCTTCCGCTACCTCATGCTTCCCAGGGTCCGCCTGTTGCTTCTTCCGGTAGACGAAGCGCGGGCTTAGCTGCAAATCACGCAGCTTGTTATCATTCCAGATCGGCGTGGAGGAAGGCGACATCGGCGGGATCAGCCAGCCCCATTTACCGGATACCTCACGCCCCTGCTGCTTCTCCTGCTCCTGGAAGCGGACGAACTGGTCTGCCGCTGTATGATGATCCACAATACTAACCCCCGCTTGCTTGAAGGAATAGAGGACGGCACGGTTCAGCTCCAGCAGCGCCCGGTCCTTCCACAGCGAGGTATTAGTGGAGCGGTCAAGGCCCAGAAGATCAGCCACCGCAGGCAGACGGTTGTAGCGGTCCGTATCCCCGAAATTCCGCGAGCCGATCTCCGTCTCCATGTACCAGCCGTTGAATGGCGCTGCCGGGTAACGGATGCCGCCGATCTCCAGGCACATGTCCGAGACAATCGGAACGGAATACCAGCGCAGCCTTAGCTCCGTGAATTGCAGGATCTCCGGGTGGCTGAGCGGCACCTCCTGTACAAGTCCTGCCGGGATAGGGAAGCAGCGGGGTTCCTCCCCGCCGATGCCGATCACGAGCGGCAGAATATCGAAGTCCCCGCCGGTACCCTGCCAGCCCAGCTTCAGGCAGACTGCGGTGAATTCGTCCGAGGCCGGGTCACCAGCACGCGGATGCTCCCCTTCCCCGGGATAACCGGCATAGCGGATGAGCTGATGATTCCAGATCCGGATAGCATGGCCTTGCTCCTCTTCACTGCGGAAGACGGTAATGACCGGCCGGATACGGCCGCCGTTATTGGCATGCCCCATATGATGCAGCAGCGCCTCCGCGACCTCCGCTACAGTCTCTGCTCTGCGGGCGTCAATCACATCTAAGGAATGCCAGAATAGTCTTCCGATGCAGCGGCTGTTATGGCGCCAGGCCATCCTTGCCCCGTGTGCCAGCTCTTCTCCCGTATGCTTGTATGTACCTGTGCGCTGCACCTCTTCGCGTATGTCCGCCAGACGCAGGTCCCGTTCGCCCTCTGTTAACCCCAGTTCCTGATAGCAGGCCGTGATGAAGGACTCCGCCTGCCGGATCAATTCCTGGGTGTCATGCTGTGGAACTGTGTATTTCATCTTCTCTCTCCTATCCGTGCGTTCCCTGCTACAGTACCCTCAGCGTATCATCTCTGCTCCAGCTCTGCCAGTCTGGAGATAATCCGTCTTTTGCGGTAGAGCATCCGCGCAGCCTCTGTGACCTCTTCAAGCGTCTTCCGGTTGAGGTAAGCGCCGAAGAACATACCTGCGACCGGAATGGTCTGGAGCAGTTTTTTCCAGCCCCAATTGTCGCGGTATACAGTCACTACCTCCTTCCAGCCCTGAATCCTGGACACGGTCTCCTTGGTTGCGGCGAGAATGTTGCCGTCCCCGCCTGCCTGCAGATTCAGCTCCTTCAGCAGCGTGCGCTTCCCCACCACATCGGAGGAGGCGAACTGCATCACCTTCACGGTGAAGATCCGCTCCGCCTTATCGGTCGGATCGTAGCCATAACACAAGCCAATCTCCTGAATCGCCTTCAAGGAGAGGCCCAGGACGGCCGGAATATCCGCAGCCAGTGTGAAAATCCCGCCGAAGCCCGTGGTCGCCCCCTGCGCCGTAGCCGTATTCCGGCTTCTATCCGCGAGCCGGAGCGCTACGGCATCCATTACAGCCAGCGGGAACGGCCCGTCTTCCGAAGCGCCCGCCGCCCGGCTTGTCTCTTCCATCAGCTTGCCCACCTTGCGCCCGGCCACCAGATAGTTGCCGCCGTTCTGGATGTAGCCGCCCAGTTCATCGAGCAGCCGGCCTACCTTATCATGGATAACCTTTGGCGTAATTGCATCAAGCAGCTTGAAGGGCAACCGGGTAATCCGGTCCCAGATCATCAGCCTATTCTGCTCTTTCTCCCACTTGGTAATTTCCTTAAGCGCAGCATGCAGCATCTCCGGTGTCTCCGGAGGACTCCATGAACCGGTGTTGTCCGCTTCTGGCATAGGTTGTACCTCCCCTGAATGGTCTCGTCATTACCTTATAACCTTTTTTACAGCAAATGATTGCACAAGCCCCCATTCGGGCCTCGGATACCATTAACAGCAAACAGGCACTCCCGGATCAACTCCGGGAATACCTGTTCATCATAGCCTGGTTCAGGCTCTAATCCTGGGACTCGCCTGCCTGCCCATCCAGCGAAGACAATCTGCGCTTCTCTTCCTCCAGCCTCTCTTGGACCAGCTCTACCCCTTGTCTGCCGACCGAACCTTCCGGGGCATGGTGCACGGCTTCCTCAGCGTGCTCCAGGCTGTTTTCTGCCTGATCCAGCATCTGACTGGTCGGATGACTCGAAGCCTGGGTTACAGCGTTGTGCAGCTTCGTCACCGCATCATGCGCCTGATCGACCGTACTGTTGGTACGCAGACTGGATTCGTAGTGCTTCATAAGATCCTTCCCCCTCTATCACAATGTCCGTACTTCTGTAGGATGGATTAGGGAAGGAAATCTTATGCGGATTGTAGGCGCGGGGTTCACCCGGGGCGAATATCTAACTGGTAGTGGCGGGCAGCAACTGGCGCTACGTGTGAGTTGGGGGAACAGGCTGGGGTCCGCAAATCACGGTACTGGGGGCTGTGTGCGCCTGGGCGGGTGGAGGGGATTGTCCCCTTTTCGCACACTCTTTTTCCATGCGGACCGTACGGTCGTTATTACTCTCAAAACCGTGGCCTTGCGCTCCATGCGGACTGGAGAGACCTTATCCCTCCAAAAGCAAGGCCGAATTGGGCCAAATGGGAGTAATAAAGGCTCTGGAGTCCGCATGGGTTCGAAAACAGGCTGATTTCTGGAAATAACGGCGCTGGGGTCCGTACGTACCTGAGTGGCGGAGGTTATGAAGTTACAGCGCCCAGGTCTGTGTGTACTCGAGTGGTGGTGGCTATGGAATTACAGCGTTGGGGTCCATATGGGCCGAGTGGTGGTGGGCCTGGAGTCCGTATGCACCCTGGCGGGTGGAGGGGATGGAATCCTAAGCGGCGCCTACACCAGGAACATGGCGACAATCGTCATGGCCGCCAGACCCAGCAGGACCGGCTTCAGATTGCGCCGGGCCAGCTCGAACGGGCTGACGCCGCAGATCGCAGCGGCGGGAATGAGCGCCCACGGAATCAGGGTGCCGCCGCCGACCCAGATGGCGGCCACCTGCCCAAGGGCGGTCAGCGTTGCCGCGCCGGAGTGGATCGCGGCGGCGAACAGCCCGGCAATCGAGCCGGCCAGCGAGATGCCGGAGAACCCGGAGCCGTCGAGGCCGGTGATCGCGCCGATCACCGTCAGCGTTACGGCGGATGCCGCCCCGTTCAGCGGTACGTGATCCGCCAGGGCCACGCCCAGGTCGTTCACGATGCCGTGCGAGCCGTCCGGCAGCACCTTGCCGTACAGCTCGGTGAAGGCGGCGTCGCCCAGATAGAAGAAGGCGGCAATCGGGATGACTGGCCCGAAGACCTTGAAGCCGAAGATGAAGCCTTCAATAAGATAGGCT
This genomic interval from Paenibacillus sp. FSL H8-0332 contains the following:
- a CDS encoding EcsC family protein; this encodes MPEADNTGSWSPPETPEMLHAALKEITKWEKEQNRLMIWDRITRLPFKLLDAITPKVIHDKVGRLLDELGGYIQNGGNYLVAGRKVGKLMEETSRAAGASEDGPFPLAVMDAVALRLADRSRNTATAQGATTGFGGIFTLAADIPAVLGLSLKAIQEIGLCYGYDPTDKAERIFTVKVMQFASSDVVGKRTLLKELNLQAGGDGNILAATKETVSRIQGWKEVVTVYRDNWGWKKLLQTIPVAGMFFGAYLNRKTLEEVTEAARMLYRKRRIISRLAELEQR
- a CDS encoding nitric oxide synthase oxygenase, whose translation is MKYTVPQHDTQELIRQAESFITACYQELGLTEGERDLRLADIREEVQRTGTYKHTGEELAHGARMAWRHNSRCIGRLFWHSLDVIDARRAETVAEVAEALLHHMGHANNGGRIRPVITVFRSEEEQGHAIRIWNHQLIRYAGYPGEGEHPRAGDPASDEFTAVCLKLGWQGTGGDFDILPLVIGIGGEEPRCFPIPAGLVQEVPLSHPEILQFTELRLRWYSVPIVSDMCLEIGGIRYPAAPFNGWYMETEIGSRNFGDTDRYNRLPAVADLLGLDRSTNTSLWKDRALLELNRAVLYSFKQAGVSIVDHHTAADQFVRFQEQEKQQGREVSGKWGWLIPPMSPSSTPIWNDNKLRDLQLSPRFVYRKKQQADPGKHEVAEAKGCPFHQSMKSD